In Ascaphus truei isolate aAscTru1 chromosome 21, aAscTru1.hap1, whole genome shotgun sequence, one DNA window encodes the following:
- the PRRT1B gene encoding proline rich transmembrane protein 1B, translating to MATGMDIGIVQEEGGCPEGMDRDEVTDGTVATIGLVPRANTPYKGILQPPGSAQPKETAEEPKGIENTGFIGDPPPYSPPDPKIEHLLYPQYQMNCMGQMPVMYQPGPAAQNMYLHQNLPPGSYPYIINDGSLGVSPQRAEVRTKDYMVESVLVMIFCCFLTGIVAVVYSHETRAALGRGDLLQAQTSSRKARSLVLFSLLFGVFMSISWIIYVVVAIFL from the exons ATGGCTACAG GAATGGACATTGGGATCGTCCAGGAAGAGGGTGGATGTCCCGAGGGCATGGACAGAGATGAAGTTACGGATGGCACAGTGGCAACTATTGGGCTGGTCCCCAGAGCCAACACTCCATACAAAGGAATCCTCCAGCCACCCGGATCAGCGCAGCCCAAGGAGACCGCGGAGGAGCCCAAGGGAATCGAAAATACGGGATTCATTGGGGATCCTCCCCCCTACTCGCCACCAGACCCAAAGATCGAACATCTGCTATACCCACAGTATCAGATGAACTGCATGGGTCAAATGCCAGTTATGTACCAGCCAGGACCCGCAGCACAGAACATGTACCTTCACCAGAACCTACCTCCGGGATCATACCCATACATCATT AATGACGGCTCCCTGGGGGTCAGCCCGCAGCGGGCGGAGGTGAGGACCAAAGATTATATGGTGGAGTCTGTGCTGGTCATGATCTTCTGCTGCTTTCTGACGGGGATCGTTGCTGTGGTGTATTCCCACGAG ACCCGGGCAGCTCTCGGCAGAGGGGACCTGTTGCAGGCGCAGACGTCCTCCCGTAAAGCTCGTTCCCTGGTCCTCTTCAGCCTGCTTTTTGGCGTCTTCATGTCCATCAGTTGGATTATCTACGTGGTGGTGGCAATCTTCTTGTGA